One Acidobacteriota bacterium DNA window includes the following coding sequences:
- a CDS encoding enoyl-CoA hydratase (Catalyzes the reversible hydration of unsaturated fatty acyl-CoA to beta-hydroxyacyl-CoA), giving the protein MPTPHVVLDRDGPIATVTFNRPEARNAMTWPMYDALVEFCGALESDAAVRVIVLRGAGGKAFVAGTDIGQFRTFRTEADGVAYEHRIDAVVDRLERVAKPTIAAIDGVTTGGGCALAAACDLRVCTSRSRFGVPIARTLGNCLSAANHARFLDLVGPARLKEMLYTGRLFSAEEAAAAGLVNRVVEPHDLDAVVGEYAETMAANAPLTIRASKEMIRRVQSHRRIEARLGRDLIVNCYTSADFREGVQAFLDKRPPRWTGQ; this is encoded by the coding sequence TTGCCGACGCCGCACGTCGTCCTCGATCGGGACGGCCCCATCGCCACCGTCACGTTCAATCGCCCCGAAGCGCGCAACGCCATGACTTGGCCGATGTACGACGCCCTCGTCGAGTTCTGCGGCGCGCTGGAGAGCGACGCCGCGGTACGCGTCATCGTTCTGCGGGGCGCCGGCGGGAAGGCCTTCGTCGCGGGCACCGACATCGGGCAGTTCCGGACGTTCCGCACCGAGGCGGACGGGGTGGCCTACGAGCACCGCATCGATGCGGTCGTGGATCGCCTCGAACGGGTCGCCAAGCCGACCATCGCGGCGATCGACGGCGTGACGACGGGGGGCGGCTGCGCGCTGGCCGCCGCCTGCGACCTGCGCGTATGCACCAGTCGCTCGCGATTCGGGGTGCCAATCGCCCGTACGCTCGGCAACTGCCTGTCGGCCGCGAATCATGCCCGCTTCCTGGATCTCGTCGGTCCGGCCCGGCTGAAGGAGATGCTCTACACCGGCCGCCTGTTCAGCGCCGAGGAAGCGGCCGCGGCCGGTCTCGTGAACCGCGTGGTGGAGCCGCACGACCTCGACGCGGTCGTGGGAGAATACGCCGAGACGATGGCCGCCAACGCCCCGCTGACCATCCGCGCCAGCAAGGAGATGATCCGTCGCGTGCAGAGCCACCGCCGTATCGAGGCGAGGCTGGGCCGCGACCTGATCGTGAACTGCTACACGAGCGCCGACTTCCGCGAAGGTGTCCAGGCGTTCCTCGACAAACGCCCGCCGCGCTGGACGGGCCAGTGA